The genomic window GTGCGGCGAAAAAGATCCGCTCCCTGCTGGACAGCGAATTCGGCAAGCTGGATCGGCGCTGAGGCTCACTGATGACGTAGGCGATCCGGCTTTGCCAATCGTCGTCGTCACCATTCATCGCCGACCCTCTACCCAATTGGCCACGATCAGTCCCGGTACGCCGTCCACCGCACGCTCTGCGTCCCGCGCCAGATCCAGCCGTTTGCGCAGCTTGACCGTAAGCGTCCGGTCTGACTGGTGTTGACTTATTCGGCAGCCCAGTTCCATGGCATGAGTTCTTCGAGGCGGGTCATCTTGTGGTCTGCAACGCGCTCGAGAACCCAGCGAAGCCAGGCTTCGGGATCTACCTTGTTCATGCGGGCGGTTTCGATGAGCGTGTAGGCTATGGCCGCAGCTTCACCGCCGCCCTTTGATCCCATGAAGAGATAGTTTTTGCGGCCGAGAGTCACCGGCCGAATTGATCGCTCACAGATGTTGTTGTCCAGCTCGAGCTGGCCGTTTTCAAGATAGGCCCGGGCCTTGGGCATGCGACCGAGCGCATAGCGGATAGCCTCGGCCAGCGACGATTTGCCGGAGATCTTGGGCAATTGCAGCTGCAGCCAGACTTCGAGATTGTCGAAGACCGGCTTTGCCTTTTCCAGCCGCAGGGCAACGCGCTCTTCAGCAGGCTTGTAGCGCGCCTCTTTTTCCACTGCATAAAGGGCAGCGATCCGTTTGATCGCTTCCTCGGCAATGGCAGAGCCTTCGCGCTCAAAGACCTCGACAAATTTGCGGCGCACATGAACCATGCAGGCCTGCTCGCGGGCCTTGCCGTCCCCGAACAGACCGTTGAAGCCGGTATAGCCGTCCGCATGCACGACCCCTTTGTAACCAGACAAATGGCTGACCGGATGTTCCCCCTTACGATCCACGCTGAACTGATACCACGCGCAGGGCGGTGCCTGTCCCTGCCATGGGCGTTCGTCACGCACATAGCTCCACAGCCGGGCGGTTTGGGTCTTTTTTGTCTTGCCCTTGGTTTGCATTTTAACGGGCGTGTCATCGGCGAACAGCGCTGGTCCGGCCCGCGCCAGTTTGCCGATGTGGTTGGCCAAGGGTTCCATCAGCGCCGTAGAACGGCCCACCCAATCGGTCAGCGTGGAACGATGCAGATCAACCTTGTCCCGGGCATAGATCCCGGACTGACGATATAATGGCAGGTGATCGCAATATTTGCTGACCAGCACATGGGCGAGCAGGCCAGGACCGGGGCGTCCGCGCGTGATCGGGCGCGAAGGCAACTCGGCCTGGGCGAAAGCCTCGCAGCAGGTGCAGGTCATGCGGGGGCGCACGATCCGCTTCACAACGAAGTGGCCGGGGACGTATTCCAACTCTTCGGTGACATCTTCGCCGAGTTGCTTGAGCTTACCACCGCAATTGCCGCAGGCGTTGCCGGGCGAGAGTATCTCTTCCTGGCGCTCAAGGTGGTCAGGCAGCGGAGCGCGATTGTGAGAGCGCTTGGCTGGGGTGGTCTCATCCGCTCCATCTTTGGATGCTGTCTTTTGTGCCTCGGCGGCCGCTTCAATCTCGGTGTCTTCCTGCAGATCGAAAGCCAGCTGATCCAGACTCTCGGACTTGGCCCCGAAACGGGCTTTCCGATGTGCCGCCAGTTCCTTCTTCAGCTTCTCGATCTGGTAGGCCTGCGACTTGATGTGCTCACCCATCTGGAAGACCAATCCCTTCAGCTCTGAAGGGTCATCAGGTAGCGATTTGAGGGCGTCCAGCATGCGCCAAATATACTGGAATGTCCCCAAGATCGGAACACAAAAATGCTCCAAATCCCATGTTTTATTGACTTACCCCACCTGCAGCGGACGCCAGGTCCTACGCGGCATGCGCCAATCTATCCCCTCCAGAAGCATCGCCAACTGTGCCGCGGTCACGCTCACCTTGCCGTCCTTCGCTGCAGGCCAGACAAACCGGCCCCGCTCAAGCCGCTTCATAAACAGGCATGCTCCCTGCACATCCCACCAGATGATCTTCAGCAGATCACCACGGCGGCCACGGAAGACAAACAGATGCCCCGAATATGGATCCTCGGCCAGCACCCGCTCGGTTTGCGCCGCCAGCGTGTTAAACCCGCGCCGCATGTCCGTCACGCCAGCGGCCAGCCAAACCCGCGTGTTGCTCGGAACCGGGATCATGCCATCAGCCCCTGCACAAGACCCAGAACTGCCGACAGCGCCGTTGGACCTTCCACAAGAACCCGGCGACCGTCCGACAGGGTGATGTCCACGCGCTGTGCTGAAACCGCAGCGCCGAGACCTGCCGCTGCCCTGTGCGACGGTGTTGCAGCAACACCCTCCATCGGGGATGCAGCAATCTCAACCGGAAGAAAAACACCCTCAAGGGCTGCGTCCTCAGGCGCTGGCACGCTGCCCGGCGGTGCAAATCGAGGATCCTTCAGCCATTTGAAAATCAGGTTAGCATTCATCGAATACCGTCGCGCAACCTGTGCAACCGAAACACGCGGCGTCAGCGTTTGTTCACAAATCAACCGCTTCTCGTCGTCAGACCAGACCCGCTTCTTCAGACCCTTCTTCCCCGCCATAACTAACCTCAAGATGTCCACTATCGATGGTGGACACTATCACCCACTCTATCACGCAGGCAGGGCGGTCAGACCGGACGGATACGCTTGACCTGCGGCACCAGCAGAAAGATCGGCACGGTTGCCACGCCGCGCCCGGTTTTTGACTTGCTCGCCACAGCGCGACCTTTCGTATTCAGCCGTCCTTCAGCCACCAGCAGGCTCGGTCCGCGACGACGGTAGATGAACCGCAGCCGCAACCCAGCGCGGCGTTCCCATTCACCGGGGGTGATGCGGCCGCCTCGGGTGG from Paracoccaceae bacterium Fryx2 includes these protein-coding regions:
- a CDS encoding transposase, producing MAGKKGLKKRVWSDDEKRLICEQTLTPRVSVAQVARRYSMNANLIFKWLKDPRFAPPGSVPAPEDAALEGVFLPVEIAASPMEGVAATPSHRAAAGLGAAVSAQRVDITLSDGRRVLVEGPTALSAVLGLVQGLMA
- the tnpB gene encoding IS66 family insertion sequence element accessory protein TnpB (TnpB, as the term is used for proteins encoded by IS66 family insertion elements, is considered an accessory protein, since TnpC, encoded by a neighboring gene, is a DDE family transposase.), coding for MIPVPSNTRVWLAAGVTDMRRGFNTLAAQTERVLAEDPYSGHLFVFRGRRGDLLKIIWWDVQGACLFMKRLERGRFVWPAAKDGKVSVTAAQLAMLLEGIDWRMPRRTWRPLQVG
- a CDS encoding IS66 family transposase, yielding MLDALKSLPDDPSELKGLVFQMGEHIKSQAYQIEKLKKELAAHRKARFGAKSESLDQLAFDLQEDTEIEAAAEAQKTASKDGADETTPAKRSHNRAPLPDHLERQEEILSPGNACGNCGGKLKQLGEDVTEELEYVPGHFVVKRIVRPRMTCTCCEAFAQAELPSRPITRGRPGPGLLAHVLVSKYCDHLPLYRQSGIYARDKVDLHRSTLTDWVGRSTALMEPLANHIGKLARAGPALFADDTPVKMQTKGKTKKTQTARLWSYVRDERPWQGQAPPCAWYQFSVDRKGEHPVSHLSGYKGVVHADGYTGFNGLFGDGKAREQACMVHVRRKFVEVFEREGSAIAEEAIKRIAALYAVEKEARYKPAEERVALRLEKAKPVFDNLEVWLQLQLPKISGKSSLAEAIRYALGRMPKARAYLENGQLELDNNICERSIRPVTLGRKNYLFMGSKGGGEAAAIAYTLIETARMNKVDPEAWLRWVLERVADHKMTRLEELMPWNWAAE